Proteins encoded together in one Prevotella scopos JCM 17725 window:
- a CDS encoding MFS transporter, producing MSKTNKLALLPVMLCFFAMGFVDLVGIASNYVKNDLQLSDSTANVFPSLVFFWFLIFSVPTGMLMNKIGRKKTVLISLIVTLFSLLLPIFGESYGLMLVSFSLLGIGNALMQTSLNPLVSTVMKGGNLASTLTFGQFVKAIASFMAPYLAIWGAQASIPAFGLGWRVLFPIYLIIGTLATLLLFSTPIEEEPIEGKASSFAECFSLLGKPIVLLSFLGIMCHVGIDVGTNTTAPKILMERLGMSLNDAAFATSLYFIFRTIGCLTGSFFLRVMNNKLFFIISVVMMALSMCGLAVGTSKTVLFVAIALVGYGNSNIFSMVFARALQSVPNKQNEVSGLMIMGLFGGTIFPLLMGFASDGFGQVGAVVVMAVGVLYLFSYIPKMNNK from the coding sequence TTGCGATGGGGTTCGTTGATTTGGTGGGTATTGCCTCCAATTATGTAAAGAACGATTTGCAACTGTCGGATTCAACTGCAAATGTTTTTCCGTCCCTTGTTTTCTTTTGGTTCCTTATCTTTTCCGTACCAACTGGTATGTTGATGAATAAGATAGGACGCAAGAAAACGGTTCTTATTAGTCTTATTGTTACCTTGTTCTCCCTGCTTTTACCGATATTCGGTGAGTCCTACGGTTTGATGCTTGTTTCATTCTCATTGCTTGGAATAGGCAATGCTTTGATGCAAACATCGTTAAATCCATTGGTTTCAACGGTGATGAAAGGTGGAAATTTAGCTTCAACACTTACTTTCGGACAGTTTGTTAAGGCTATAGCATCCTTTATGGCACCTTATCTTGCTATATGGGGAGCGCAGGCAAGCATTCCTGCCTTTGGTCTTGGATGGCGTGTTCTTTTCCCAATTTATTTGATTATAGGCACACTTGCTACGCTATTACTCTTCTCAACGCCTATAGAAGAAGAACCTATTGAAGGCAAAGCAAGCTCTTTTGCAGAATGTTTCAGCCTATTGGGTAAACCTATTGTGTTGCTTAGTTTCCTTGGTATTATGTGTCACGTTGGTATTGATGTTGGTACAAACACAACGGCCCCAAAGATTTTGATGGAGCGTTTAGGTATGTCATTGAATGATGCAGCTTTTGCAACTTCCCTCTATTTTATCTTCCGTACTATCGGATGTCTGACCGGTTCCTTTTTCCTTCGTGTAATGAATAATAAGTTGTTCTTCATTATCTCTGTTGTGATGATGGCACTCTCTATGTGCGGCTTGGCTGTAGGAACATCAAAGACAGTGCTCTTTGTTGCGATAGCACTTGTGGGTTATGGTAACAGTAATATCTTCTCAATGGTCTTCGCACGTGCTTTGCAGAGTGTTCCAAACAAGCAGAATGAGGTGAGCGGACTGATGATTATGGGTCTTTTCGGTGGTACCATCTTTCCACTCTTGATGGGTTTTGCCAGCGATGGATTCGGTCAGGTGGGTGCTGTTGTCGTAATGGCAGTGGGTGTACTCTACCTCTTTTCTTATATTCCAAAGATGAACAATAAATAA
- a CDS encoding carbohydrate kinase family protein: MKQLIVGLGEALWDCLPEGRKLGGAPANFAYHTGQFGHDSLAISAVGNDALGKETLDEFDKKGVKYLMPEVDYQTGTVLVELDDEGIPTYDIKEGVAWDNIPFTTEIEEAAKNCRAVCFGSLAQRSSVSRQTIQTFLEATPKDCLKIFDINLRQNFYTKEIITSSLQHANILKINDEELVTIGRLFGYPGLDIENKCWLILGKYNLDMLVLTCGVNGSYVFAPNLKSFQETPKVEVADTVGAGDSFTGAFTSAILAGMPITDAHKLAVEVSAYVCTQNGAMPKLPKELLDKIK; the protein is encoded by the coding sequence ATGAAACAGTTAATCGTTGGCCTCGGAGAGGCGTTGTGGGATTGTCTTCCAGAAGGACGAAAGCTTGGTGGCGCACCTGCTAACTTCGCTTATCATACAGGACAGTTTGGGCATGATTCGTTGGCTATTAGTGCTGTCGGAAATGATGCTTTGGGTAAGGAAACACTCGATGAATTTGATAAAAAAGGCGTAAAGTACTTGATGCCAGAAGTGGATTATCAGACAGGAACGGTGCTGGTAGAGCTTGATGATGAGGGTATTCCTACCTATGATATCAAAGAGGGAGTAGCTTGGGATAATATACCATTTACTACGGAGATAGAAGAAGCTGCCAAGAACTGCCGTGCGGTATGCTTTGGCTCACTTGCACAGCGTAGTAGTGTAAGTCGTCAGACGATACAGACATTCCTCGAAGCAACGCCTAAGGACTGTCTGAAGATATTTGATATCAACCTTCGTCAGAACTTCTATACAAAGGAGATTATTACCTCTTCGCTGCAGCATGCTAATATTCTCAAGATTAATGATGAGGAACTTGTAACTATCGGTCGTCTTTTTGGTTATCCAGGTCTTGATATTGAAAATAAGTGTTGGCTGATATTAGGAAAGTATAACCTTGATATGCTTGTGTTGACCTGCGGTGTCAATGGTTCGTATGTTTTTGCACCAAACCTCAAGTCGTTCCAAGAAACACCGAAGGTTGAGGTTGCTGATACTGTAGGTGCAGGTGATTCCTTTACAGGTGCTTTCACTTCAGCCATCCTTGCGGGTATGCCTATCACTGATGCTCATAAGTTAGCAGTAGAGGTTAGTGCCTATGTCTGCACACAGAATGGTGCTATGCCAAAGCTTCCTAAGGAGTTATTAGATAAAATAAAGTAA
- a CDS encoding helix-turn-helix domain-containing protein, translating into MVKNELFRQCLAAVPAEQKAQFELSFGIAERIHEVLSKKGLIQKDLAKQLHKRESEISKWLTGRHNFTMQTIAKIETALDCQLIKIAQ; encoded by the coding sequence ATGGTAAAGAACGAGCTATTCAGACAGTGTCTTGCAGCAGTACCTGCAGAACAAAAAGCCCAATTTGAACTTTCTTTTGGGATTGCAGAACGTATCCATGAAGTGTTATCTAAGAAAGGATTAATACAAAAGGACCTTGCAAAACAACTACATAAACGTGAGTCAGAAATATCTAAATGGCTTACGGGGAGGCATAACTTTACAATGCAAACTATCGCTAAGATAGAAACTGCATTAGATTGTCAGTTGATTAAAATAGCACAATAA
- a CDS encoding arylsulfatase: MISNFVKTLLPLTAFGCVQGNAATPKKQQKPNIIYIMCDDMGYGDLGCYGQQYILTPNIDRMAKEGMRFTQAYAGAPVSAPSRACFMTGQHSGHTEVRGNKEYWAPSKPIYYGKNRDFSVVGQHPYDPEHVILPEIMKEQGYRTGMFGKWAGGYEGSKSTPDKRGVDEFYGYICQFQAHLYYPNFLNEYSRECGDSAVKRVVMQNNIDYPMFGEQYAQRKDYSADLIHQHALSWLKRQSKDKPFFGIFTYTLPHAELAQPEDSLVAFYKKKFFVDKTWGGQEASRYNAVEHTHAQFAAMITRLDTYVGEILHALDEQGLAENTLVIFTSDNGPHEEGGADPTFFNRDGKLRGLKRQCYEGGIRIPFIARWKGNIKENVTNDLPFAFYDLMPTFCDVAGVRNFPKQFVNKKKTVDYFDGISIFPTLMSDEKAQKKHPYLYWEFAETNQIAVRMGDWKLVVIRGVPHLYNLATDLHEDRDVAQEHPNVVDQMVNIIYQEHVDNPLFPITMPMKRGK; this comes from the coding sequence ATGATTTCAAATTTTGTAAAAACGCTTTTACCACTCACAGCTTTTGGTTGTGTACAAGGGAATGCTGCGACTCCTAAGAAACAACAAAAGCCTAACATTATATACATCATGTGTGATGATATGGGGTATGGCGACCTTGGCTGTTACGGACAACAGTACATCCTTACACCGAATATCGACCGAATGGCAAAGGAAGGTATGCGTTTTACACAAGCGTATGCAGGTGCTCCGGTGAGTGCTCCATCGCGTGCCTGCTTTATGACAGGACAGCATTCTGGACATACGGAAGTACGAGGAAACAAGGAATATTGGGCACCAAGTAAACCTATCTATTACGGAAAAAATCGCGATTTCAGCGTTGTTGGTCAGCATCCTTACGATCCAGAGCATGTTATTTTGCCTGAGATAATGAAAGAACAGGGCTATCGCACGGGTATGTTTGGTAAGTGGGCTGGAGGTTACGAAGGTTCTAAGTCAACACCAGATAAGCGAGGTGTCGATGAATTCTATGGATATATCTGTCAGTTCCAAGCACATCTTTATTATCCAAACTTCCTCAATGAATATAGCAGGGAGTGTGGAGACAGTGCAGTTAAACGTGTTGTGATGCAGAATAATATCGATTATCCGATGTTTGGTGAGCAGTATGCACAACGTAAAGACTACTCAGCCGACCTCATACATCAGCACGCTTTGAGTTGGCTGAAACGACAAAGTAAAGACAAACCATTCTTTGGTATCTTCACTTATACGCTTCCACATGCTGAGTTAGCACAACCAGAGGATTCACTAGTTGCATTCTATAAAAAGAAGTTCTTTGTAGATAAGACTTGGGGAGGGCAGGAAGCGTCGCGCTATAATGCTGTTGAACACACACATGCACAGTTTGCTGCAATGATAACACGCTTGGATACGTATGTAGGGGAAATCCTCCATGCGTTAGACGAACAAGGACTTGCGGAGAATACACTTGTCATCTTCACCAGTGATAATGGTCCTCATGAGGAGGGTGGCGCCGACCCAACGTTCTTCAACCGTGATGGAAAACTACGAGGGCTTAAACGTCAGTGTTACGAAGGTGGAATCCGTATTCCATTCATCGCACGCTGGAAGGGAAATATAAAGGAAAATGTGACGAATGATCTGCCCTTTGCTTTCTACGACCTAATGCCAACATTCTGTGATGTGGCTGGTGTGCGTAACTTCCCGAAACAATTCGTCAATAAGAAGAAGACTGTCGATTACTTCGATGGAATCTCTATTTTTCCAACCCTAATGAGCGATGAAAAGGCACAAAAGAAGCATCCGTACCTTTATTGGGAATTTGCTGAAACCAATCAGATAGCTGTACGCATGGGGGATTGGAAGTTGGTGGTTATTCGTGGTGTCCCACATCTGTATAATCTTGCGACCGACCTCCATGAAGACAGAGATGTGGCACAGGAGCACCCCAATGTCGTTGACCAAATGGTGAACATTATCTATCAGGAGCATGTTGATAACCCGTTGTTCCCAATAACAATGCCGATGAAAAGGGGAAAATAA
- a CDS encoding alpha/beta hydrolase, whose product MKLRKLFLVIGLASAAITMSAQSSFDVKLYNGRPPYNNGDESDTAKVRVFLPMEKQATGRAVVICPGGAYETLSMEKEGYDWGEFFQNQGIAAIVLKYRMPHGQPEVPVSDAEQAMKLVRLNATSWKINRNDVGIMGFSAGGHLAATIATRSQGEAKPNFLILFYPVISMMEGYGHDRSRLNFLGKNPSKRDEKKYSADMNVSRVTPRTFIALSDDDDTVPPANGVNFYTELYRNDVRGSLHVYPGGGHGWGSKIGFRYHEEMMMDLKAWLKSF is encoded by the coding sequence ATGAAATTAAGAAAACTTTTTCTCGTAATAGGATTGGCTTCAGCTGCTATAACGATGTCTGCCCAGAGTTCTTTTGACGTAAAACTCTATAATGGTCGTCCTCCCTATAACAATGGTGATGAGAGCGACACGGCTAAGGTTCGTGTCTTCCTTCCAATGGAGAAACAAGCTACTGGGCGTGCAGTAGTGATATGTCCTGGTGGCGCATACGAAACACTTTCAATGGAAAAAGAGGGTTATGACTGGGGAGAATTCTTTCAAAATCAGGGTATTGCAGCCATCGTCCTGAAGTATCGTATGCCACACGGTCAACCTGAAGTCCCTGTTTCAGATGCTGAACAAGCGATGAAACTCGTACGCCTGAATGCAACAAGCTGGAAGATTAACCGTAACGATGTCGGTATCATGGGCTTCTCTGCTGGTGGTCATCTTGCAGCAACAATTGCCACAAGAAGCCAAGGTGAGGCAAAACCGAACTTCTTGATTCTCTTCTATCCAGTTATCTCAATGATGGAAGGTTACGGACACGACAGAAGTCGTCTAAACTTCCTTGGTAAGAACCCTAGCAAGCGCGACGAGAAAAAGTATAGTGCTGACATGAACGTGAGCCGTGTTACACCTCGTACGTTCATTGCACTCAGCGATGATGACGACACTGTTCCACCAGCAAATGGTGTGAACTTCTACACCGAGCTTTACCGCAATGACGTCCGTGGTTCTCTCCATGTTTATCCTGGTGGTGGTCATGGTTGGGGTAGCAAGATTGGCTTCCGTTACCACGAGGAAATGATGATGGACCTGAAGGCTTGGTTGAAGAGTTTCTAA
- a CDS encoding NUDIX domain-containing protein has translation MHVLDKFRYCPVCGSKHFVEQNEKSKRCASCGFEYFLNPSSAVAAFILNEQGELLVTRRKLDPGRGTLDLPGGFCDIDETIGEALMREVKEETNLVIKEKRYFCSLPNKYRYSGFDIPTLDAFFVCRVEDETILKAADDVAEAFWLPLSEVHTEQFGLRSIRQALYDFLQIELKNLKK, from the coding sequence ATGCACGTATTAGATAAATTTCGCTATTGTCCCGTCTGTGGGAGTAAGCACTTTGTTGAACAGAATGAAAAAAGTAAACGTTGTGCGAGTTGTGGCTTCGAGTATTTCTTAAATCCGAGTTCGGCTGTCGCTGCATTTATTCTGAATGAGCAGGGTGAACTGCTTGTAACCCGTAGAAAACTCGACCCAGGACGAGGAACATTGGACCTCCCTGGTGGATTCTGTGATATTGACGAGACAATCGGAGAAGCGTTGATGCGTGAGGTGAAGGAGGAAACTAATCTTGTTATAAAGGAAAAACGCTACTTCTGTTCTCTTCCGAATAAGTATCGATATAGTGGTTTTGATATCCCAACATTAGATGCCTTCTTTGTCTGCAGGGTAGAAGATGAGACAATACTCAAGGCTGCCGATGATGTCGCTGAGGCCTTTTGGCTACCATTATCGGAAGTGCATACCGAGCAGTTTGGACTCCGTTCAATCCGTCAAGCACTATATGATTTTCTACAAATAGAGTTGAAAAACTTAAAAAAGTAG
- the topA gene encoding type I DNA topoisomerase, producing the protein MQENLVIVESPAKAKTIEKFLGKDYKVMSSYGHIRDLKKKELSIDLDTLTPDYVIPEEKKKVVSELKKSAKAAKKVWLASDEDREGEAISWHLCEVLGLDEDKTNRIVFHEITKPAILKAIESPRRLDMNLVNAQQARRVLDRLVGFRLSPVLWRKVKPALSAGRVQSVAVRLIVEREREIQNFNTEPYYRLNAVFAVTNEDGSQNEVKAELSKRFKTHEEALEFLELCKNAKFKVSSIAKKPLKRMPAPPFTTSTLQQEAARKLGFTVSQTMMVAQRLYEAGRITYMRTDSVNLSSLAINTCKQEIERLYGENYGKVRKYQTHSKGAQEAHEAIRPTYIDQVSIEGTSQEKRLYDLIWKRTIASQMADAQIEKTTVNISLESEEGKNATDLQFVANGEVIAFEGFLKVYHESTDDDENAEEFSHALPVMHEGEELERREIISTERYSQGPNRYTEASLVRKLEELGIGRPSTYAPTISTIQQREYVQKGDRKGEERKYVVDSLLGLKITSKTKKEMAGADKGKLIPTDIGIVVNDFLMISFPDIMDYNFTAKVEQEFDKIAEGKAEWNKEMKTFYQDFEPEVEKVMNARSEHKAGERELGIDPKSGKPVFVKIGRFGPVVQIGSADDEDKPRFSQLPSDKSMETITLDEALELFKLPRNLGQFEGTDVVIGAGRFGPYVLHDKKYTSLPKEEDPLTISLDAAINLIQKKRLQDAQRHLKTFSEDAKMEVMNGRYGPYIAYDGKNYRMPKALHEKAAELTYEQCMDIVKNAPEPKRKK; encoded by the coding sequence ATGCAAGAAAACTTGGTAATAGTAGAGAGCCCGGCAAAGGCTAAGACCATTGAGAAGTTCCTCGGTAAAGATTATAAGGTGATGTCATCTTATGGACATATCCGTGACTTGAAGAAAAAGGAACTTAGCATTGACCTTGATACGTTAACTCCTGATTACGTCATTCCTGAGGAGAAGAAAAAAGTAGTCAGTGAACTGAAGAAAAGTGCGAAAGCAGCCAAGAAAGTTTGGTTGGCATCCGATGAGGACCGCGAAGGAGAGGCTATCAGCTGGCACCTTTGTGAGGTGTTGGGATTGGACGAAGATAAAACCAATCGCATTGTTTTTCATGAGATTACCAAACCAGCAATATTGAAAGCCATCGAGTCACCACGTCGTTTGGATATGAATCTTGTCAATGCACAGCAAGCGCGTCGTGTACTTGACCGATTGGTAGGCTTTCGCCTTTCACCCGTATTATGGCGCAAGGTGAAACCTGCTTTGAGTGCAGGACGTGTACAGAGTGTTGCCGTTAGGTTGATTGTTGAGCGTGAACGCGAGATACAAAACTTTAATACGGAACCTTACTATCGTCTGAACGCTGTCTTTGCTGTAACCAATGAGGATGGCTCGCAGAATGAAGTTAAGGCTGAGTTGAGCAAACGTTTTAAGACACATGAAGAGGCGTTGGAGTTCCTTGAACTATGTAAAAACGCTAAGTTTAAGGTTTCATCGATTGCTAAGAAACCTTTGAAGCGTATGCCAGCTCCTCCATTTACGACTTCAACACTTCAGCAGGAAGCGGCTAGAAAGCTTGGCTTTACAGTAAGTCAGACAATGATGGTTGCTCAGCGTTTGTATGAGGCAGGTCGTATCACCTACATGCGTACCGATAGTGTGAATCTCTCTTCATTGGCTATCAATACTTGTAAGCAAGAGATTGAACGACTCTATGGAGAGAATTACGGAAAGGTAAGAAAATATCAGACACATAGTAAGGGCGCCCAAGAAGCACACGAGGCTATTCGTCCTACGTATATCGACCAGGTTTCTATTGAAGGAACAAGTCAGGAGAAGCGTCTGTATGACCTTATCTGGAAGCGTACTATTGCTTCGCAGATGGCTGACGCACAGATAGAAAAGACTACTGTAAACATATCTCTTGAAAGTGAAGAAGGCAAGAACGCTACAGATTTGCAGTTTGTTGCAAATGGCGAGGTAATTGCTTTTGAAGGTTTCTTGAAGGTTTATCACGAGTCAACAGATGACGACGAAAACGCTGAAGAATTCTCACATGCACTGCCAGTAATGCACGAAGGTGAAGAGCTGGAACGTCGTGAGATTATCTCAACAGAGCGTTACTCACAAGGTCCTAACCGTTACACGGAGGCAAGTCTTGTGCGTAAACTCGAAGAACTCGGTATTGGTCGTCCATCAACATACGCCCCAACAATCTCTACCATTCAGCAGCGTGAGTACGTACAGAAAGGCGATCGCAAAGGAGAGGAACGTAAATATGTCGTTGATTCACTGCTTGGATTGAAGATTACATCTAAGACCAAGAAGGAAATGGCTGGTGCTGATAAGGGTAAGCTTATCCCAACAGACATTGGTATCGTGGTAAACGACTTCTTGATGATAAGCTTCCCAGACATCATGGACTATAACTTCACAGCAAAGGTGGAGCAGGAGTTCGATAAGATTGCAGAAGGAAAAGCTGAATGGAACAAAGAGATGAAGACTTTCTATCAGGATTTTGAACCTGAAGTAGAGAAGGTGATGAATGCTCGTTCAGAACATAAGGCTGGTGAACGCGAGTTGGGTATTGACCCTAAGTCTGGCAAACCAGTATTTGTAAAGATTGGTCGTTTTGGGCCAGTGGTACAGATTGGTAGTGCTGACGATGAGGACAAGCCACGCTTCTCTCAGCTTCCTTCTGATAAGAGTATGGAAACGATTACCCTTGATGAGGCTTTGGAGTTGTTTAAGTTGCCACGTAACCTTGGACAGTTTGAAGGTACAGATGTCGTGATTGGTGCAGGACGTTTTGGTCCTTACGTACTCCACGATAAGAAGTACACATCACTACCAAAGGAGGAAGATCCACTCACGATTAGTCTTGATGCAGCAATCAACCTCATTCAGAAGAAGCGTTTGCAAGATGCACAGCGTCACTTGAAGACCTTCAGTGAAGATGCTAAGATGGAGGTGATGAATGGTCGTTATGGTCCTTATATTGCTTATGATGGTAAGAACTATCGTATGCCTAAGGCACTTCATGAGAAGGCAGCAGAGCTTACTTACGAACAGTGTATGGATATCGTAAAGAATGCACCAGAGCCAAAGCGTAAAAAGTAA
- a CDS encoding shikimate kinase, producing the protein MTEYSDEYKPLRIILVGYMGAGKTTVGRALSKALNIPFYDLDWYIESRMRKTVKQIFDEKGENGFRLIEQSMLHEVAEFENVIISCGGGTPCFFDNMEYMNGQAETVYLKAETDVLYKHLLMGKSIRPLLLNKTPDEVNLFIRKQLEHREPFYAKAKHVLDVSLMDSYDKIQISVTHLLELLKLEASESQKLNS; encoded by the coding sequence ATGACAGAATATTCAGATGAATACAAACCGCTTCGTATCATTCTTGTTGGTTATATGGGAGCCGGGAAGACGACAGTGGGGCGCGCTTTGTCGAAGGCGTTGAACATTCCGTTCTACGATTTAGATTGGTATATTGAGAGCAGAATGCGCAAGACGGTGAAGCAAATCTTCGATGAAAAGGGAGAAAATGGCTTCCGCTTAATAGAGCAGTCGATGCTTCACGAGGTGGCTGAATTTGAAAATGTTATTATCTCTTGTGGTGGTGGTACACCGTGTTTCTTTGATAATATGGAGTATATGAATGGCCAAGCGGAGACGGTTTATCTGAAAGCTGAGACCGACGTTCTTTACAAGCATCTGCTGATGGGTAAGTCTATACGCCCCTTATTGCTCAACAAAACACCTGACGAGGTAAACCTATTTATCCGCAAGCAATTGGAGCATCGTGAACCATTCTATGCGAAGGCTAAGCACGTTCTTGACGTTAGTCTTATGGATAGTTACGACAAGATACAGATCTCTGTAACGCATCTCCTTGAGTTATTAAAGCTGGAGGCGTCAGAAAGTCAGAAGTTAAATAGCTGA
- the speA gene encoding biosynthetic arginine decarboxylase has product MKKWTIEDSQELYNISGWGTSYFGINNKGDVFVTPCKDNTEVDLRDVMDELALRDVTPPVLLRFPDILDNRIEKTSSCFEKAKKEYDFKAENFIIYPIKVNQMQPVVEEIISHGRKFNLGLEAGSKPELHAVIAVQCQSDSLIICNGYKDQSYIELALLAQKMGKRIFIVVEKLNEIELIARAAKKLNVKPSLGIRIKLASSGSGKWADSGGDASKFGLTSSELLQALETLDNKGLHDCLRLIHFHIGSQITKIRRIQTALNEAAQYYVNLRKMGYNVDFVDCGGGLGVDYDGTRSASSESSVNYSIQEYVNDCVYTFVDAANKNDIPHPNIITESGRSLAAHHSVLVIDVLETASLPEMSEDFEAKDTDHQLVKDLYDIWDNLDSRNMLEDWHDAEQIREEALELFSHGMVDLKTRAEIEAMYWSVCHEINNLAKNMKHVPDELRNLDKLLADKYFCNFSLFQSLPDSWAIDQLFPVMPLQRLNERPSRNATLQDITCDSDGKISNFVAMGRSSHVLPIHALKKNEPYYLGVFLVGAYQEILGDMHNLFGDTNAVHISVKDGRYHIDQIFDGETVEEVLEYVQYNPKKLVRQLEIWVTKSVKQGKISLEEGKEFLSNYRSGLYGYTYLE; this is encoded by the coding sequence ATGAAAAAGTGGACGATTGAAGATTCTCAAGAATTGTACAATATCTCAGGATGGGGGACATCTTACTTTGGTATTAACAATAAGGGTGATGTGTTTGTAACACCTTGTAAAGACAATACGGAGGTTGACCTGCGTGATGTTATGGACGAACTTGCTCTGCGCGATGTGACACCTCCAGTGTTGCTCCGTTTCCCAGATATCCTCGATAATCGTATTGAGAAAACATCCTCTTGCTTTGAGAAAGCAAAGAAGGAGTATGATTTTAAAGCAGAGAACTTCATCATCTATCCTATTAAGGTAAATCAGATGCAACCAGTCGTTGAGGAGATTATTTCTCATGGACGTAAGTTTAACTTAGGTCTGGAAGCTGGTTCAAAACCTGAATTACACGCTGTGATAGCTGTACAATGCCAGAGTGATTCGCTCATCATTTGTAATGGTTATAAGGATCAGAGTTATATAGAATTGGCTTTGTTAGCACAGAAGATGGGTAAGCGTATCTTCATTGTCGTAGAGAAACTTAACGAAATAGAACTCATCGCACGGGCTGCAAAGAAGTTGAATGTTAAACCAAGCCTTGGTATTCGCATTAAACTTGCCTCTAGTGGTTCTGGTAAATGGGCTGATAGTGGTGGCGATGCTTCTAAGTTTGGTCTTACTTCTTCTGAACTCCTGCAGGCTTTAGAGACTCTTGATAATAAGGGTTTGCATGATTGCTTGCGTCTCATCCACTTCCATATTGGTTCACAGATTACGAAGATTCGTCGTATTCAGACAGCCCTCAACGAGGCAGCACAGTATTATGTTAACCTAAGAAAGATGGGATATAATGTTGACTTTGTTGATTGTGGTGGTGGCTTAGGTGTTGACTATGATGGCACACGCTCTGCCAGCAGTGAAAGTTCAGTGAATTATAGTATTCAAGAATATGTCAACGATTGTGTTTATACCTTTGTTGATGCTGCCAACAAGAATGATATCCCACATCCAAACATCATTACTGAGAGCGGAAGAAGTCTTGCTGCTCATCACTCTGTCCTTGTAATTGATGTGCTTGAAACGGCCTCTTTGCCTGAAATGTCTGAAGATTTTGAGGCAAAAGATACTGATCACCAGTTGGTTAAAGACCTCTATGATATATGGGATAACCTTGATTCTCGCAATATGTTAGAGGATTGGCACGACGCAGAACAGATTCGTGAGGAGGCTTTAGAGTTGTTCTCTCATGGTATGGTTGACCTGAAGACGCGAGCCGAGATTGAGGCAATGTACTGGAGTGTATGCCATGAAATTAATAATCTGGCAAAGAATATGAAGCATGTGCCAGATGAATTGCGTAATCTGGATAAGCTCCTAGCAGATAAATACTTCTGTAACTTCTCACTCTTCCAGTCACTTCCAGACAGCTGGGCGATTGATCAACTCTTCCCAGTAATGCCACTGCAGCGACTCAATGAACGTCCATCACGTAATGCAACCTTGCAGGATATTACTTGTGATAGCGATGGTAAGATATCAAACTTTGTTGCAATGGGACGTAGCAGTCATGTTCTGCCAATCCATGCATTGAAGAAGAATGAGCCTTATTACCTCGGAGTATTCCTTGTTGGCGCTTATCAGGAAATTTTAGGTGACATGCATAATCTCTTTGGAGATACCAATGCAGTGCATATTTCAGTGAAGGATGGACGCTATCATATTGATCAGATCTTTGATGGTGAGACGGTAGAAGAAGTTTTGGAGTACGTTCAGTATAATCCTAAGAAACTCGTTCGCCAGCTTGAAATATGGGTGACAAAGAGTGTTAAGCAGGGAAAGATTTCTCTAGAAGAGGGTAAAGAATTCCTCAGTAACTATCGTAGCGGCCTCTATGGTTACACCTATTTGGAGTAA
- a CDS encoding RNA polymerase sigma factor encodes MKKVSFRNDVLPMKNELFRLALRITLNRAEAEDIVQDTLIKVWNRRYEWEDIDSIEAFSLTICRNLSLDRIKKKENNNDSLEDVKVAEPFSSSNPQDRMIQADKINLVKQIVDALPEKQRSCMQLRDFEGKSYKEIAEVLEISEEQVKVNIFRARQTVKQKYLKLDNYGL; translated from the coding sequence ATGAAGAAAGTCAGTTTCCGTAACGATGTGTTGCCGATGAAGAATGAACTCTTTCGGCTTGCACTCCGTATCACGCTCAATAGAGCTGAGGCTGAGGACATCGTTCAGGATACGCTGATAAAGGTTTGGAACCGTCGATATGAATGGGAAGACATTGATTCTATCGAAGCATTCAGTCTCACTATATGTCGAAACCTATCGCTAGACCGCATCAAGAAGAAAGAGAATAACAATGACTCTTTAGAAGATGTTAAAGTCGCAGAACCTTTCTCTTCATCTAATCCTCAAGATCGAATGATTCAAGCGGATAAGATAAATCTCGTAAAACAGATTGTAGATGCCCTCCCAGAGAAACAACGAAGCTGTATGCAGCTGAGAGATTTTGAAGGTAAATCTTACAAAGAGATCGCAGAAGTCCTTGAAATCAGTGAAGAGCAAGTGAAGGTTAACATCTTTAGAGCTCGACAAACGGTCAAACAAAAATATTTGAAATTAGACAATTATGGATTATAA